From Mobula hypostoma chromosome 3, sMobHyp1.1, whole genome shotgun sequence:
CAGTGGGATTTTATTCAAAGGAACTAATATTTTTGAAAATTATGCTTTTCATTTCAAAAAGACTTATCTACTCCCATATGTATGATAGCAATATCCTAACAACCGGCTATTTCATACCATAGGTATATGTATTTGACTTTGGATAAATATTAAATCCAACATTTCATATGTAACTATATTGTTCTGAAATTTTAATTGAAATTCTGTTATATTGTGATTATCATAATCACTTACTTTAGCATTAATAATTCACACAATACTGGACAGCAAGCTGCTGGGTTACACACATTTGCACAACAGCTGGAGCAACTGACACAGCTGCCAGGACATGGGTTTAAAAATGACCTCAGGATTCCTATGCATAATATATATTCTTTCCAGAACTATCGGGTTCCTCGGGAAactttggtttcctcctacatcgcAAATGTATACTAGTATGTTAGTTGGATGCTGTAGTTACCGTTTAGTGTAGGTTAATGAAAAATTGAAGAACTTTGTCACAGTCcggtccgttgactcctcatttcagttaatttccttttccccatgttccactgggctccttgattagggcacctgatcttcATCCGAATGGTCAGCATAAAAGCTCTGGCTTGCATCTACTCAGTGCTGGACTGTCACCGGAAGCCAGTCTGGCAATGCACTTTCTGGGCTGTCGAGAAGTCTGGACCATCACCTGAGCAAGTGCAGTAATGCACATTCTGGGCTGCCAAGAATCATGGACTCTAACTTGCCTTAGTGCCTGGGGCTGCTTTGAGAATTCTGTCATTTTCGTGTCCTGCTGAAAATGCTGGCCGTCTGCCGCTACTCTGAGTCAAGATGCGAATTCTGTCTTTTTCCTGTCCGGCTGAGTGTTTCTGGCTGGTTGCCGCTGCTTCGAGTCAAGATGCTGGTTGTCTGTCATTGTTTGGTTTAGTCGTCTCATTTCCAGCTGAGTGGGTCCAGCCGTTTGCTGCTGCTTGGAGTTGGGGGATTCTGTCTCTTCATGTCCAGATGAGTAGatctggccatttgctgctactccgagttgggaattctgtctcttcatgtcCAGCTAAGTGATTGCTGGCCGTTTGCTGCTTCATGAGCTATTCCATGTCAAGATTCgaactgtctgttgttgtttggtttAGTTGTCTCGTTTTCAGCTcagtaggtccggccatttgccgctactccgagttGGGGATTCTGACTCTtcgtgtccaagtccaagtccagactCCATGTCCAAGTCTAAGTCCAGGCTACGTGCCCAAGTCCGAGTCCAGGTCCAGGCTCCACATCCGAGTCCAGGCTCCATGGCCAAGTCTGGGCTCCATGGCGAATTCTAAGTCCAGGTTCTTCCGGTTTGTTGTCCAACATTTACATCCATGTAAACATCTAATCCTCTCTCTCAGGCCTTCCTGGCAACTATTAATAAAATACTTCTGTTAATGCTACctccgtgtctgtgtcctgcacttgggtccactcCAATGCTCTACGACATTGCAACATACTTATGTGCATATATGAAAGGGAATAAGTTGCGGGGGTACGGCGAAACCAGAAGGGAAATGGGACTAAAGGAATCTGCCTAAACCTGACAGGTGAATTGGCCACCTTCTGTGTAATAAGATCCAAAGATTCCAGGCTCTCGGGCTGATTTATCCACATTCCGTCATGAAATTATTAATTCATCCTGGCATGCTCATTACTTTAAAAACTTGAGCTGTCTAATTGGAGTAGGATTTATGAAGATAGGTGCTTGATTATCAAAATTGcaattcccttttctttctcataATCTCATTATAATAAATTCTATGTTGCAGTTCTGAATGGTGTACAGGAACAAAAGTGACCTGGATATTTACATGCCTAAATCAGTGGAGGTCACAGGACATGTGGACACATGGGATCCCAGGTTTCATAAATGAGCAGAAAGATTATGTTATGCAGTTATAAAAGATTCATGTAACCCCAAGCAGCGTATTGTTTTCAATTCTGATCAAGACGTTTAAGGAAGGATTTGAAATCCCCagtgtgaaaaaaaaaattgaatgctTCCTGGAATAAATAGATTTCAGCAACAAATTTAGATAGGAAAAGATGGGATTATGTTTTGTGGAACAAAACAGGCTGAGAGAAGGTCAGGTAAAGCAATACATCATCAAGGTAGGCTTCAATCAGGAATTAGAAAAAAACTCCTTCCCTCAGCAGGGGGTTCAATAATGCAGATTTAAAATATTTAGCTAAAGATAAACAAGATTTTCCTCACATTTCTTTTTGGACAGAGAAGCTGTAGTCAGGAAATCACTCCCTGTGGAGTGATCTAATTAATGATGTAATTTAAGATTTACCAATTACTTACTACATGCAATACAGAGTCAAATTTAAGGTTCAGCTTTGATAGGTCGCTGGGTGAATGTTCCTGTTAGGTCCAATGTGATACTCACTGCACTATTATTTGCCCCGTTCCGGTCCAATAGATTAAACTATAAACGTACAGAATTACTGAAAATTACCGAAAGATAAAAAGAGAATGGGCTTTTTAATCGGTATTCTCAAAACAGCATCCAATGGAAATAAAATCTGATtcttcaagatttttttttgataaaCATTCATTAATCAATTTCTGCACATAGACACTAAtgcttctttttttttacagcatATTGCCCGTAAAATCAAGCAGGCAATGAGAAAATATACATTCCAGTTTTACGTATcttaataaccatctggatatcaTTCAGCAAGACAACCTCCTTAATTAGATGATCTGAACCTAGCATTAACAATCAAATTCCTGGATGTAAACAAAGTTAATACATTACATATGTTGAATACCTTTGTCAAAGAATGCCTCAAAATATTTGAAGGCGTGTAATAAAGAGTGCATGCACATTAAATAAATGAATGTTCCTCGATGCTTGTTACCGGGAAGGACAGCAGTCACCGATTCCCAAGTGAAGTTCAAGCATGTAAACTCTCAGAATAACGTGTCCTCGTATACAATAAGGCATTTGTTTTAATTCAATGTCTACCACAGGAATCGCTACCTTCCGGATACGAGTCCCAGGAGAGATTTTTGCCAATTGAACGTTTCTGATGACAGTGTGCGATAACGGTCCGAGAAGTTGATGCCTGCCACTCGATACACCTATAGACAGACGCAGGCTCCCAAAGCGTGTGTATTTTTTCTCTGTCAAGCAAAGCAATCTTTTCCTTTCAGGTCTGTAAACAGTGGAATGCTAGGATCATGACAGGGGCATTTTAAACATCTGAACTCCAAAGTGATAGTTTAATTGACGGTCTCCACTTCATCCTTCCACCTGTTCAGGCGGTCTCAGAGGTCGTGTGCTCGGAGTCATTGCTGCAAGTGCCTTCCAAACAAGAATCTGTGTAAATTATACAGTACCAGTGATGTCCATCGTAGAGATGGGATGCATAAACAGCAAGAACTGCAAGTCTCTGGGAAAGGAGATATACATCGTTaagcatttgatagctttcaaaaCCTTTTCAATGTCCGGGGTAACCCTTTGCGttttctgttaaaaaaaaacacatcttcCTCGAAGAAACACACCAGCTGAAAATATTTTCCCAATTAAAATTAATGCACATTTCCAGCGTGTTTTCCCCCACTAACGTTTGAATACAGACCGGAAAATATTCTTCCACCAAAAAAATTAGTTTTTGCATTGTCCCCGTTGAGTTTCCCGTCTCCAGTGCTGATGCAGCATCTACTTACAACAATGAAAGACCTTTATTTCACGCTGCCGGTACTGGGCGCGATCGATGGATGGCATGCCTCACCGGGAAGTATAGTGAGCCTCGTTGCTTCAGGTCTGCTTCCCACCAAAGTCACTGGCTCCCGCCCGAAGAAAATAAGAGGAGTGAAATCCACCCACTGCTATCCAAAACGGAATTTTGGCCTGTATTTGACAACATTCACATACTTCCTGCTGGCCTTTACAGGAGGAGGAGATTTAGGAGGCTTGGGTGGCGTTTTCTTCTCTGGAATCTTCTCAGTAATTTTGAAAGTCTTTTCTTTTTCAGACTGTTTGAACCTTGGAAGGAAATGTGTCGAAATGTGTTGAGGTTTCACCCGAGGACTATTCCCCTTTTTAACTTTGCCACACTTATTTAAAGCCACGTACCACTCCCGGCTACCGTTCTCGCTTTTATATGTAGCCGAGGCATAAGTGTTGTAACTGTTCTCCTGATATCGCTCCTTGAAATTGCAATCAGCTGTAAACTTCGTCTATAAAAGCAAAAGCGCAAACAAAATTAGCCTTTGTTTTTAAGAAACTATCTCAGATAACGTAATATATAAATATAGCATATGTGAGCCTTTGAGTTCCTAGAGTCCATGCCATTACTTATGTTCCATGCAATAATCTCACCTCGCTTTACCACTTTATCTTTCGATTCCTTTCTCACTAATGTGTTTAACTAGTTTGTCCACAAGTATACATTTAAGGGCGAACTGTCCTGCCATAAATTGTTACgcttacaataaaaaataaaaatgctggaattaCTCGATAAGCAAGTCAGCACCTGTAGATAGAGAAACACATTGAACGTTCCAACTCATGAAAACCCGTAGACGCAACAGCAATTAGCTAAGGACAATTGGCTGCCTTGGAATGTGTCTGTCAAAAGATTATGAAGGACAAGAACCTCGAACACATGCCGATTACGGGAAAATGGTAACAGGGATTCGGAAGTTCAAAATCTTCATAAACGGAAAATGAAGCCATGGCACCTCATATTTTTCAAGATATATAAGTCTTTAAGAGTATTTAAGGTAGCTATAGTTTTGATCAAATGTCACAGATGTGAAAATATACATCTGGCGGTAGCCTAAGgaaactgactctgtagctgtgccTTTTTGTAACCTTAGAACAATTTAATAGATATCAGAAATTGTATCTTTATGAGCTCCTCGTGCACCTGTCCCAGTCTTCTTTAGAAGCTCTTTGAATCTGCAATAATATGACAGAAGTCAATTTCCAGAAGCCAGTAGATGTCAATTAGTGACAACTATTGTCTGCCTATTTCCAGCGGTGGCATTCAATTTGAAAAATGCCCGTTTTTTTGGGAATTTTGATGGAAAAATAGCAGTTTAGTTTTAAGCTTGTAGGTCAAAATTAGAAAAGGAAGTTATTTTAAACTTCTATATGAAATTATTATTCCGTGATATGTCCCATTTCCACGCCCGAGGCAGTCAAAAAATGCAATTAATGTGGAGTGAATATCACAGCGTTTCAAAATGTGTCAAATCCTCCAGAGGAATTAAAAGAAAATCTCTTCTCTGTGGCGGTTGATAATTGCTAGGACACGTAAATGCTGGAATACAATATCCTAGGAACCCACTTACCGATTTAATTACGTTGCCATCTGTATTTTGCAaaaaaaagggtggggggggggggactgatGTCAGGCGACCAGTCAAGATAAGGGAACGAAGAACTGGAACAGCGTTACAACTTCATATGCGAATCGGTTCAGCGGGATTGCAGGATTAGTTGTATCATTGACTTTTATCTCGTTTCAGCTGAAAGTGGGCCGATTGAGTTCTACAAAGACCCATGATGACTGACGGGCGAAACATTCACACTGTTCTTCCAAAACTTATTAAGCAATCACAAAACTTCACCCAAGCATGACCAGTAAGCAGTCGCGAGTCATTTACTATCGATTGCATTAGTagcaccaacagaaggcaatttagGTCAAATGTCAAGTTGCATGCTTAGAATCCACGACAGATTCGAATGGTATAATTTCGTTAGGAGCCTTAACAATATTGTACAAACTAGTAAATACATTGGATT
This genomic window contains:
- the fgf5 gene encoding fibroblast growth factor 5; translated protein: MSKKGKLHATTKFTADCNFKERYQENSYNTYASATYKSENGSREWYVALNKCGKVKKGNSPRVKPQHISTHFLPRFKQSEKEKTFKITEKIPEKKTPPKPPKSPPPVKASRKYVNVVKYRPKFRFG